The window TGTGCGCGGCCGGTTCGAGCGCATCACTTCACCGCAGGGCTGGACCGCTATCGTCGACTATGCTCATACGCCGGATGCTCTTGAGAAGTGTCTTCGAACGATTCACGACGTACTGCCAGAACGAGATCGCGGGCGCATCATCACGGTATTTGGCGCAGGCGGAGACCGAGATCGGACCAAGAGACCTTTGATGGGCAAGATCGCCGGAAGTCTCAGCGACATCGTCATTGTCACGTCGGACAATCCGAGAACGGAAAACCCTCAACAGATTATCAACGAGATCGTCGGGGGAATTTCACGTGAAGCCTCGGTGTCACAGGAGGTCGACCGGAAAACTGCTATTCATGCGGCGCTGCGGCAGGCTCGCACTGGCGACGTCATTCTCGTCGCTGGCAAGGGGCACGAAGAGTACCAGGTGATCGGTAAAGAGAAGATTCATTTCAGTGATCGGGAAGTTATCGAGGATTGTGTCCGCGGATGACGTTCACGGGAAAAGATATACTGGCTCTTCCCCACGTTCAGGCGCTCGGCTTCGAGCGATCAAAGGGCCTGCTGTGCGACGGCATTTCGACCGACTCGCGGACAGTCGGGCATGGGAAGCTCTTCATCGCGCTGCATGGAGAAAAATTCGACGGACATAATTTTATCACGAAGGCGGTCGAGTCGGGTGCCGCTGCGATCATCGCTGACGCGAAGTGGGCTGAAGCGAACCCGATCATGGTTTCGAGTCTGAACCTGCCCCGGCTGATCGTCGAAGATACCGTCACAGCGTTTGGACAACTGGCGAATCTTCACCGGAAGAAATTCAAGATCCCGGTCGTAGTTATCGGAGGAAGCAACGGAAAGACAACGACGAAGGAGATGGTTTCCTCGGTGCTCCGGACAAAGTTCCGCGTGCTGAGCACGGAAGGCAATCTGAACAACCATATCGGCGTGCCGCAAACACTGCTGCGCCTGGAGCGGCAGCATCAGATTGCGGTCGTCGAGATCGGCACCAACCATTTTGGAGAGATCGCCCATCTCTGTTCCGTTGCGGAGCCAACACACGTGCTGATCACAAACGTCGGCCGTGAACATCTGGAGTTTTTCGGCACCGTCGAGGGTGTAGCAAAGGCTGAAGGGGAAGCGTTCGAGTGGATTCGGAAGAACAGGCGGTCGAAAGCCGTCGGTTTCATCAACCAGGATGACGTTCGCGTCCGGAAACAGGCGAAGGGACTCAGGAAGGCAATCACATTCGGATTCAACAAAGGGCCTGCGATGTTGAAGGGAAAGATTCTTTCCTTTGACGATAACGCCCGCGCGCTCCTGGAAATGAAGCCGAAAGGAAAGAAAGCGTTCCGCGTGCAGGTCGCCGTCCCCGGACACCATAATGCGATGAACGCGCTGGCTGCCGCGGCGGTCGGGTTGGCGTTCAAGGTCCCGGCAAAAAGAATAGCGGAAGCCCTTTCTTCGTTTACTAGCGCCAGCAAGCGCATGCAGGTTCTGAAGTTGGACCGCATCACAGTGCTGAACGACACGTACAACTCCAATCCGGATTCAGCCCTCGCCGCGTTGAACGTGCTCGAGGGCGTGATCTCAAAGGGCAAGAAGATTGCAGTCCTGGCGGACATGCTGGAACTCGGTAAAAACGCAGCAGACGAACACGGGCGGATCGGCCGGGAAGTAGCGAAATCCGGAGTACGGCATCTCCTGACCTACGGCCCTCTTTCGCAGAACACTCACATTGAATCGACCGTGGTGTTCAAGTCGCACTTTGCCGAAAAGAAGCCGCTGTGTGAGCACCTCGCAGAGTTGATTTCGCCGGGCGATGTTGTGCTTGTCAAAGGTTCCAGGGGAATGAAAATGGAAGAAGTGGTGGCGTTTCTCGAAGAACGATTCAAACCAACTCAGAACGCACCTGATCAGGCAGCCTAGGAACGAGAACGATGCTGTATTACCTCTTCTCATATCTCGATAAGAAATTTCATATCCCCGGCTTCGGCCTGTTCCAGTATATAACGTTTCGTGCCGGACTGTCGGCCGTTACTGCGCTGGTGATCGCCTTCTGGCTGGGACCAAAAATCATCCGCATGCTGAAGAAGCATCAGATCGGTGAAGCCGCAAAGTTGGAAGCACCTAAGAACCACCTCAGCAAGGCGGGCACGCCGACCATGGGGGGACTCATCGTTCTTGCATCGCTCGTCATTCCCGCCCTGTTGTGGAACGACCTTAGGAACGGCTATGTCCTTCTCATTCTCTTCGTGACAATTGTTCTCGGCGCTGTCGGGTTCCTGGATGATTTTTTGAAAGTTGTGAAGAAGAAGCCAAAAGGGCTCATCGGACGATACAAGATTGTGGGACAAGTCGTGGTCGGACTCGTGGTCGGCGGTGTCATCTATTTCCATCCTCAGTGGATCGACCCAACCCTCGTCGCCCTGAAATCGAAGACGACTGTTCCATTCTTCAAGCATCTGGAGTTCGACCTGGGGTTGTTCTACATCCCGATTGTCATCTTCATCATCACGGCGACATCCAACGCCGTAAACCTGACAGACGGACTCGACGGCCTGGCCATCGGCACTGTGGGAATCGTGGCGTTGACACTGGCGATCATCGCATACGTTTCCGGTCACGCAGAATGGAGCAAATACCTCACGATTCCGTTTCTCAAGGGTAATGGTGAACTTGCGATCTATTGCGCTGCGCTGGTGGGGGCGGCGCTCGGCTTCCTCTGGTTCAACTCCTATCCAGCCCAGGTATTCATGGGCGACACGGGGTCGCTTGCTCTTGGCGGTGTCGTCGGCGCTATGTGCGTGCTCATGAAGAAGGAACTGCTGCTGCCGACACTCGGCGGCGTTTTCCTGATGGAGACTGTCTCCGTTATCGTCCAGCGATTGTATTTCAAGTACACGAAAAAGAAGTACGGTGAAGGGCGCCGTGTCTTCAAGATGGCGCCGATTCATCATCACTTCGAATTGCTCGGGTGGCCCGAGCCGAAAATTGTGACGCGATTCTATATTATCGCGATTCTCTTCATGATTTTGAGTCTGGCGACGTTCAAGGTACGTTGACCGCCGGATCTTGAGCAGCGGGAACTGAAGATTCATGGATGGTGCGCAGCTTCGCGGAAAAAGTATCTCCGTCATTGGCGCTGCACGGAGCGGCATCGCAGTCGCGCGGTTGCTGCACAATGCGGGAGCTCTGGTCCTCGTCAGCGACAAGACCGGAGCGGAGAAGCTGCAGGCGGAAGCCCGGTCGTTAAGCGATCTCGGCATCGCGCACGAACTGGGCGGACATTCCGAACGAGTGTACGAGTGTTCTTTGATGGTCATCAGCCCGGGAGTACCGACAAACGCTCCCGTGGTGATGGAAGCCCGAAAACGCGGAATTAATGTCGTCAGCGAGGTAGAGGTCGCGAGCTGGTTTTGCCGTTCTCCCATCGTCGCCATTACCGGATCGAATGGGAAGACAACGACGACCACCCTGATCGGGAGGATCCTCGGCGATGCAAAGAAAAAGCATGCAGTTGCGGGCAACATCGGCACGGCATTCTCATCTGTCGTTCTGGAACTGGATCCGGCAGCTACTGCAGTTCTGGAGATAAGCAGCTTCCAGCTCGATCATTGTGATACGTTCCGGCCGCGCATCTCCGCGATCCTGAACATTACGCAGAATCACATGGATCGCTACGACCACTCCATGGAGAAGTATGCGGAAGCGAAGGCCCGCATCTTCATGAACCAGGCCGGCGATGATGTCCTGCTCTACGATGCAGATGACGAATGGACATCGAAATTGGCGCAGAAGGCCCGGTGCAGACGCATCCCCTTCAGCATCCGGCAGACACTTGCGGAAGGGGCATTTCAAGAAGGCGGAAAACTTGTGACAGTCCTTAGCGGAAAACGGTACGAGATCATAGGCGTGGACGACATCAGCATCAAGGGTCCTCACAACCTGTACAACGCGATGGCTGCGTCGCTCGTGGGACAGTTATCAGGCGTCGGCCCCGCCTCCATCCGGGCGACGTTGAGGAATTTCAGGGGAGTGGAACACCGGCAGGAATTTGTCCGGGAAGTCAACGGCGTGCGGTTCTACAATGACTCCAAGGCAACGAGCATTGACGCGGTCTGGTATGCTCTCCAGGCCTTCGATCGTCCCATCATCATGATGCTCGGCGGACGAGACAAGGGAAATGACTACTCCAGGATTACTGAGCTGGTCCGGAAGAATGTTCGGGCCATCGTAGCCATGGGCGAATCGGCCGACAAGGTCGAACAGGCATTTGCCGGGATCAAGCCGTTGCAGCGCGCGAAGTCGATTGACGAAGCGGTGCTCGCCGCGCAGAGTTTTGCCCGGGAAGGTGATGTGGTCCTCCTCTCCCCTGCCTGCGCTTCATTCGATTGGTTCGAAAACTACGAACAGCGCGGCCGTGTGTTTAAAGAACTTGTGAAGAATCTGTAGGAAGCATTTCGACAAAGAGATACTGATTCAATGAAACGATCACAGCGAAATCATATTGATCTGCCGACGCTCGTCACCGTTCTGATTCTGATGGTGCTGAGCCTCGCCGTCGTCTATAGCGCATCATCGACATGGGCGATGGAAAAGTTCGGAGAAAGCAACCGGCTGCTCAATCTGCACGCCATGAAGGTTCTTCTCGGCCTGGTGGCGTTGTTCGTGGGCATGACGATCGATTACAGGAAATACAAAAAATGGACAAAGCCTGCGGTGATCCTTTCCATCGCATTCCTGATGGTCACGCTGGTCCTGGGCGGCGAAGTCAAAGGAGCCACGCGGTGGTTGCGGTTTGGCGGATTGGGCTTGCAGCCGTCTGAGTTCGCGAAGTTCGCGCTCCTCTTCCACCTGTGCGCGCTCATCTCAACAAAAGGGGACATGATCCGGGATTTGAAGAAGGGCTTCATGCCCATGATGATCTGGATCGGGACCGTTGCGGGGCTTGTCCTCCTGCAGCCGAATTTCAGCACGGGATCGATGATTATCCTCATGAGCATGGTCATGCTCTTCATCAGCCGCGCACGGTTTTCGCATTTGCTCGGCACGATGGCCGCGGCGATACCGGTGCTGGTTGGCGTCGCCTTGACGCGTCCCCACGTGATGCAGCGTATCCACATGTTTCTGGATGGAAGCTCGAGCGGCGGAAAAGTCGGTTATCAGCTGATGCAGGGCATCATCGGATTCGGCAATGGCGGATTGTTTGGCGTCGGACCGGGGCTCAGCAAGCAGCGTGATTTCTTTCTTCCCGAGTCGTACGGCGATTTTGTCTTCTCCATCGTCGGCGAGGAGTATGGCGCCGTCGGGACGATTTTTTTCATGACGGTTTTTCTCATCATTATGCTTCGCGGCTTCAAGATCGCGAAGTTCGCCCGTGACGAGTTCGGCCGGTTGCTCGCAATCGGCATCACGAGCGTCGTCACATTGTATGCGCTTGTCAATGCCGGCGTGACGCTGGGAATCCTCCCGACGACCGGTTTGCCAATGCCGTTCGTGAGCTATGGCGGTTCGTCGCTGCTCTTTACGTCGTTCGCTGTCGGCGTCCTCTTGAATATCTCGGCACAGACGGACATGCATCCGCGCGCCGAGAAAGTGCCGGAACAGCCCCTCGCGGCACCGCTGATAGAAGACAAGACAGCAAAGGTGTATTGACCGGACGCTGCGGAGCCGATTCCGCAGCCAGCAAGGAATTGAGTTGGGAACACAGGCTCCAAACATTTTGCTCGCCGGCGGTGGAACAGGAGGGCATCTCTTCCCTGCCCTGGCGATCGCTGATGAAATCAAGCGGTTGGAGCCGTCTTCGAGGTTTCTGTTCCTCGGAACAAAAGGGAAAATCGAAGCAAGGGTCGTGCCTCTGCGCGGCTACCCTTTTCGAACGATTTGGATCAGCGGGTTCCACAGGAGATTGACGGTCGACAATCTCCTTTTCCCGGTCAAAGTGGTTGTTTCTTTCGTTCAATCGCTCTTTGTCATACGTCAGTTTCGCCCGGATATCGTCATCGGCACCGGCGGCTATGTGTGCGGACCGATCCTGTTCGCCGCTTCGCTGCTCGGCATTCCGACGGTGATCCACGAATCGAACAGCTTTCCCGGCGTGACAACGAGGGTTCTCGCGAAACGGGTGACCGCAGTCTTCATAGCATTTGATGCGGCACGGCGATGGCTGAAGCGGACCGATCATGTCCGCCTTGTCGGAACGCCGACTCGTGAGATCCTGGGAACGGTGACACAGGAAGAAAGCCGCTCGTTCTTTCATATTGCAGCGGAGAAAAAAACACTCCTGGTGTTCGGCGGAAGCCTCGGGGCTGCATCCATCAACGACGCGGTTCTCCAATCGCTTCGGGAGCTTCTCAAAGCCGGCATACAACTCGTCTGGCAGACGGGGCAAGGCGATTACGAACGAGTACAGAAGGCCGCTGCCGGTAAGGATATTGGCTGGCTTGGCCCATTCATTGACAGGATGGAATTTGCCTTCGGGGCCGCAGACCTGGTCGTTTGCCGCTCAGGTGCGACGACCCTGGCTGAGCTGACGAAGGTTGGAAAACCGGCAATACTCGTTCCGTATCCTTCTGCGGCTGGAGACCACCAGACACACAACGCCCGGTCTCTCGCAGACGGCGGTGCGGCAGTGATGATCGCCGACAAGGATGTACGACAGAATCTTCGGGCGATCGTGCTTGGGCTGATGAACGATTCGCGGCGATTGGACACGATGAGCACGGCAAGCGCCCGGCTGGGGAAGCCCGGGGCCAGCCGGGAAATCGCAACAGCAATTCTGGGAATGATTCGATAGAACCGTATGGGTCAACGAACGTTCAAATATAAACTCGACTTCTACTATCAGCAGGCATTGCTGTACCTGCTGGTCTTCCTCATGTACGCGGGAATAAAGGGAAGTTTCTTCGAGAACCAGTTTTCGTTCGTGTTCAAAGACCCGATCGTATACATCATGATGTTTTTCGTCGCCATTGCGCTTGTCACCCTGCTGCTGAACCTGGGGCGCAACCGCAAACTCGTGATCACAGACGACCGGATGATCTTTCACTCCCACAGCAGGGAACGTGAGATTCTGTTCTCCGACATTGAGTGGATGCATATTGGCCGCGAGCGCATGGTGCAGACCGCCGGGCATTTTCAGCTGATCGTCTTCAAGATGAAAGCGCGCAAGCGTTTGTTCCGGATCCGCGTCGGCCGCTATGAAAGGGACCGGGAACTTGTTGCCGAAATGGAACGGATCGCAAACCATGTCCCGAAAGGGCGTCAACGACGGTTCGGGATGAGAAGAAGGAAAACGCTCTAGAGAGCACTTGATGGAAGACAGAATGCAGAAGTCAGGAGTCAGCAGGGAGATTCTGGATTCTGGATTCTGAATTCTAACTTCTGAATTCAACCACGTTTAACACTGGACATTCATGTTCTCATCCATAAAGAAAATTCATTTTGTCGGTATTGGCGGCATAGGGATGAGCGGCATCGCTGAGATACTGCTCGACCAGGGTTTCCGTGTCAGCGGATCTGATCGCGGTCTCTCGGAAGTCACCGAACGGCTGCAAAAACTCGGCGCGAGTGTTTTCGAAGGTCATCGGGCAGAGAACATCGTCGACGACGTCGACGCATTGGTCTATTCGTCTGCCGTTTCGCTCGACAATCCCGAGGTACTCGAAGCGCAGCGGCGCAAGATCCCCATCATCCGCCGTGCTGAAATGCTTGCCGAAGTCATGCGGCTGAAGTACGGCATCGGTATCGCGGGCACCCATGGCAAAACCACGACGACATCGATGGTCAGCCTGGTACTTATGGAAGGAAATCTTGATCCGACGGTCATCGTCGGCGGCAAGCTGAGCGGCCTCGGCGGCACGAATGCGCGGCTCGGCCACGGTGATTTCATTGTCGTCGAGGCTGACGAATTCGACCGGTCTTTTCTTTCGATTACTCCGACGGTCGCGGTCATGACGACACTGGAAACCGATCATCTCGATTGTTACCGGGATCTCGAGGACATCAAGGGTGCCTTCATACAATTTGCCTCGAAAGTCCCGTTCTATGGATTTATCGTCCTGTGCCTCGACGAGCCGGCATTGCTCGACATCATGCCGCAGCTCATCAAGAAA of the Ignavibacteriales bacterium genome contains:
- the murG gene encoding undecaprenyldiphospho-muramoylpentapeptide beta-N-acetylglucosaminyltransferase, with protein sequence MGTQAPNILLAGGGTGGHLFPALAIADEIKRLEPSSRFLFLGTKGKIEARVVPLRGYPFRTIWISGFHRRLTVDNLLFPVKVVVSFVQSLFVIRQFRPDIVIGTGGYVCGPILFAASLLGIPTVIHESNSFPGVTTRVLAKRVTAVFIAFDAARRWLKRTDHVRLVGTPTREILGTVTQEESRSFFHIAAEKKTLLVFGGSLGAASINDAVLQSLRELLKAGIQLVWQTGQGDYERVQKAAAGKDIGWLGPFIDRMEFAFGAADLVVCRSGATTLAELTKVGKPAILVPYPSAAGDHQTHNARSLADGGAAVMIADKDVRQNLRAIVLGLMNDSRRLDTMSTASARLGKPGASREIATAILGMIR
- a CDS encoding putative peptidoglycan glycosyltransferase FtsW, whose translation is MKRSQRNHIDLPTLVTVLILMVLSLAVVYSASSTWAMEKFGESNRLLNLHAMKVLLGLVALFVGMTIDYRKYKKWTKPAVILSIAFLMVTLVLGGEVKGATRWLRFGGLGLQPSEFAKFALLFHLCALISTKGDMIRDLKKGFMPMMIWIGTVAGLVLLQPNFSTGSMIILMSMVMLFISRARFSHLLGTMAAAIPVLVGVALTRPHVMQRIHMFLDGSSSGGKVGYQLMQGIIGFGNGGLFGVGPGLSKQRDFFLPESYGDFVFSIVGEEYGAVGTIFFMTVFLIIMLRGFKIAKFARDEFGRLLAIGITSVVTLYALVNAGVTLGILPTTGLPMPFVSYGGSSLLFTSFAVGVLLNISAQTDMHPRAEKVPEQPLAAPLIEDKTAKVY
- the murF gene encoding UDP-N-acetylmuramoyl-tripeptide--D-alanyl-D-alanine ligase — encoded protein: MTFTGKDILALPHVQALGFERSKGLLCDGISTDSRTVGHGKLFIALHGEKFDGHNFITKAVESGAAAIIADAKWAEANPIMVSSLNLPRLIVEDTVTAFGQLANLHRKKFKIPVVVIGGSNGKTTTKEMVSSVLRTKFRVLSTEGNLNNHIGVPQTLLRLERQHQIAVVEIGTNHFGEIAHLCSVAEPTHVLITNVGREHLEFFGTVEGVAKAEGEAFEWIRKNRRSKAVGFINQDDVRVRKQAKGLRKAITFGFNKGPAMLKGKILSFDDNARALLEMKPKGKKAFRVQVAVPGHHNAMNALAAAAVGLAFKVPAKRIAEALSSFTSASKRMQVLKLDRITVLNDTYNSNPDSALAALNVLEGVISKGKKIAVLADMLELGKNAADEHGRIGREVAKSGVRHLLTYGPLSQNTHIESTVVFKSHFAEKKPLCEHLAELISPGDVVLVKGSRGMKMEEVVAFLEERFKPTQNAPDQAA
- the mraY gene encoding phospho-N-acetylmuramoyl-pentapeptide-transferase, whose translation is MLYYLFSYLDKKFHIPGFGLFQYITFRAGLSAVTALVIAFWLGPKIIRMLKKHQIGEAAKLEAPKNHLSKAGTPTMGGLIVLASLVIPALLWNDLRNGYVLLILFVTIVLGAVGFLDDFLKVVKKKPKGLIGRYKIVGQVVVGLVVGGVIYFHPQWIDPTLVALKSKTTVPFFKHLEFDLGLFYIPIVIFIITATSNAVNLTDGLDGLAIGTVGIVALTLAIIAYVSGHAEWSKYLTIPFLKGNGELAIYCAALVGAALGFLWFNSYPAQVFMGDTGSLALGGVVGAMCVLMKKELLLPTLGGVFLMETVSVIVQRLYFKYTKKKYGEGRRVFKMAPIHHHFELLGWPEPKIVTRFYIIAILFMILSLATFKVR
- the murC gene encoding UDP-N-acetylmuramate--L-alanine ligase, whose amino-acid sequence is MFSSIKKIHFVGIGGIGMSGIAEILLDQGFRVSGSDRGLSEVTERLQKLGASVFEGHRAENIVDDVDALVYSSAVSLDNPEVLEAQRRKIPIIRRAEMLAEVMRLKYGIGIAGTHGKTTTTSMVSLVLMEGNLDPTVIVGGKLSGLGGTNARLGHGDFIVVEADEFDRSFLSITPTVAVMTTLETDHLDCYRDLEDIKGAFIQFASKVPFYGFIVLCLDEPALLDIMPQLIKKKIITYGLNPQADVQAVDISHKDNTSTFTVVYNGADLGHVTIQVPGNHNVQNSLAAIAVGLQLGVPFDKVKAGIEKFSGVYRRWEKKGDVKGITLYDDYAHHPTECRATLAGVKAGWRRRVVCVFQPHLYTRTRDFYEDFGKSFLLSDVLIVTDVYPAREEAIQGISGELIVNAAKRFGHKDAQYVPDKKQVPDHLASIVKSGDIVITMGAGDIWKFGEEFLKKMKG
- the murD gene encoding UDP-N-acetylmuramoyl-L-alanine--D-glutamate ligase, which codes for MDGAQLRGKSISVIGAARSGIAVARLLHNAGALVLVSDKTGAEKLQAEARSLSDLGIAHELGGHSERVYECSLMVISPGVPTNAPVVMEARKRGINVVSEVEVASWFCRSPIVAITGSNGKTTTTTLIGRILGDAKKKHAVAGNIGTAFSSVVLELDPAATAVLEISSFQLDHCDTFRPRISAILNITQNHMDRYDHSMEKYAEAKARIFMNQAGDDVLLYDADDEWTSKLAQKARCRRIPFSIRQTLAEGAFQEGGKLVTVLSGKRYEIIGVDDISIKGPHNLYNAMAASLVGQLSGVGPASIRATLRNFRGVEHRQEFVREVNGVRFYNDSKATSIDAVWYALQAFDRPIIMMLGGRDKGNDYSRITELVRKNVRAIVAMGESADKVEQAFAGIKPLQRAKSIDEAVLAAQSFAREGDVVLLSPACASFDWFENYEQRGRVFKELVKNL